A section of the Amycolatopsis sp. AA4 genome encodes:
- a CDS encoding acyltransferase — translation MSTLAEPNSAALAEASSAPPEKTRIVFIDIGRGLGALLVFYSHIAHPWVIAKNDKAPYVDFIEALTSGPMHMSKQGIGQIAVPFFFLVSGFVVTPIALRQGTGRFALNRFIRVYAPMLFVVLLTAFLLLVNLHPPSTGQPQTLNPLTVLTNTALVNYLIFPQVVLVPVAWTMIVEVIFYLLLMAVLPLLRRWVWLAIAVELTFIFVVMMSRSQFGPSWSLFAVNVSYLPAMLIGQVIWATTKKQIPLWTGALYGGCAWSLYVLADVINVGRVDSSYNLALAFAVACFLMGMFAEDRLKQRKIWTMLSERSYSIYLLHMLVTFVLLQLLRPAVPLPIALLIVIPAVFGVVEFSYRFVERPSHSLARRLSHRPKPPPPAPETPAPPVEPPVETPGETTQLVADSEITLEIPRIPAEPAPPRRPAPRPRPVPNGRVPRNGAPPPTDPPRGMAPRANGGAHRARPVTESAVDRTAEPPVRRAMPPRRRPSAPPELRYQPDQENQAQRGDQDDLPRHRDSFRHTPR, via the coding sequence GTGAGCACGCTGGCCGAGCCGAATTCCGCTGCCCTGGCCGAGGCGTCGTCCGCGCCGCCCGAGAAGACCCGGATCGTCTTCATCGACATCGGGCGCGGCCTTGGCGCGCTGCTGGTCTTCTACAGCCACATCGCCCATCCCTGGGTCATCGCGAAGAACGACAAAGCCCCGTACGTCGACTTCATCGAGGCGCTCACGAGCGGTCCGATGCACATGTCGAAGCAGGGCATCGGGCAGATCGCGGTGCCGTTCTTCTTCCTGGTCAGCGGTTTCGTCGTGACGCCGATCGCGCTGCGCCAGGGTACCGGGCGATTCGCGCTCAACCGGTTCATCCGGGTGTACGCGCCGATGCTGTTCGTGGTGCTGCTGACCGCGTTCCTGCTGCTGGTGAACCTGCACCCGCCGTCGACCGGGCAGCCGCAGACGCTGAACCCGCTCACCGTGCTGACCAACACCGCGCTGGTCAACTACCTGATCTTCCCGCAGGTCGTGCTGGTGCCGGTGGCCTGGACGATGATCGTCGAGGTCATCTTCTACCTGCTGCTGATGGCGGTGCTGCCGCTGCTGCGCCGGTGGGTGTGGCTCGCGATCGCGGTCGAGCTGACGTTCATTTTCGTGGTGATGATGAGCCGGTCGCAGTTCGGGCCGTCGTGGTCGCTGTTCGCGGTGAACGTCTCGTACCTGCCCGCGATGCTCATCGGCCAGGTCATCTGGGCGACGACCAAGAAGCAGATCCCGCTGTGGACCGGCGCGCTCTACGGCGGCTGCGCGTGGTCGCTGTACGTGCTGGCGGACGTGATCAACGTCGGCCGCGTGGACAGCTCGTACAACCTTGCGCTGGCGTTCGCGGTCGCGTGCTTCCTGATGGGCATGTTCGCCGAGGACCGGCTGAAGCAGCGCAAGATCTGGACCATGCTGTCCGAGCGCAGCTACTCGATCTACCTGCTGCACATGCTGGTCACGTTCGTGCTGCTGCAGCTGCTGCGCCCGGCGGTGCCGCTGCCGATCGCGCTGCTGATCGTGATCCCGGCGGTGTTCGGCGTGGTCGAGTTCAGCTACCGGTTCGTGGAGCGGCCGAGCCACTCGCTCGCGCGGCGGTTGTCGCACCGGCCGAAGCCGCCTCCGCCCGCTCCGGAGACGCCCGCACCTCCGGTGGAGCCGCCGGTCGAGACTCCCGGGGAAACGACTCAGCTGGTCGCCGACAGCGAGATCACCCTGGAGATCCCGCGGATTCCCGCCGAACCGGCACCGCCGCGTCGTCCGGCGCCCCGGCCGCGTCCGGTGCCGAACGGACGGGTGCCGAGGAACGGCGCTCCGCCGCCCACCGACCCGCCGCGCGGGATGGCGCCTCGCGCGAACGGCGGCGCGCACCGGGCGCGTCCGGTGACCGAATCGGCCGTCGACCGCACCGCGGAACCGCCGGTCCGCCGGGCGATGCCGCCGCGCCGGCGTCCGTCAGCTCCGCCGGAGCTGCGCTACCAGCCGGACCAGGAAAACCAGGCCCAGCGCGGCGACCAGGACGATCTCCCACGCCACCGGGACTCCTTCCGCCACACCCCTCGCTGA
- a CDS encoding FkbM family methyltransferase: MPEPGTAACTIVARNYVPAARVLARSYLEHHPGGRFVIAVIDAPRDQSERAGDGLTVVGPAAFGIDEDDYLRMATAYSVTELATSVKPYLLRELLKESEAAIYLDPDIELFAPIPEVAELAKEHDIVLAPHFLTPLPQDGLEPDDAVIMGTGMFNLGFIGVGRGAGPFLDFWAGRLRHDAIVAPEQQLFTDQRWVDQVPSLFRHHVVTDPGFDVAYWNLHERPIGRDEDGALTAGGAKLRFFHFSGYRPEKPWLLSFHCARKPRVLLSHNDDLRAICDSYGTKLREAGYAESLDSIPYGFKDFQDGTPVPKLARRVFREGWIKAERKKKPAPPHAYGEDGGLALREWLATPEDQGQAAAGLNRLTHAIWASRIDLQMAFPHPYGDDADAFRHWCAGSGVSEAGLPEWALPAQPVATRPPHDEFGVNLLGYLTAELGLGEMGRIVLEAIETGGVPVATVLEEKAVSNRTGIERPATVGDPRFPVSVFAVNADQTRTILTNHPEVGAGRYRIGLWAWELEDFPQWQHEAFGMLDEVWTVSDFCRCAFAEHSPIPVKTIPVPVRDPGEPSPPAREKGEPVRFLFAFDFNSVAERKNPWGAVEAFQRAFPGREDVRLTVKAINAKLHPQAAERLRAVVRGDDRIELIERYLSVAELHELYETSTAYVSLHRSEGFGLTVAEAMARAMPVISTDYSSTTEFLDASTGWPIPYRLVPVGEGNYPYHADAVWADPDLDAAAAAMVQIADDPAEATARGKRAREVVLRERSMSAAAEWMRHELEQAHQKWQERERTAAPPPEHPLSPLQQATEALRWRPEADAPSRLPLAPALRKAVLRAIDHYDVHQRHVMGALLAATEDSNRRLLDRIENLERSIDESRRAALSTRTLGERLETLRGTVNELRRQAPETALALRNLEADVAKLAEGYDGVGAEVEAAAGTVHKMFARRDERLDADEKAIQRVTLDVSAMRDAARLRHAPVPRGADVVQCDVGALLMPVDEVMLPWILFHRSWEDSEAELMASLADGAFLDIGAHVGYHTLRLLRATPDVTRVIAVEADPVNASYLRRNVEVNLPPAAGELVTVVESAAWDEPGTVHLAQATPGNSGDNRVTTDGSGVEVPAVRLDSVPEVTEQRISLVKVDLQGRDHRALAGLAEVLRRDRPHVVCEFDPGAIAELGDDPAAVLAGYRSLGYTPKVVTDDGPADQVLEDSAIIAAAKADEKEFVTLWLAP, encoded by the coding sequence ATGCCTGAGCCCGGGACCGCCGCCTGCACGATCGTCGCCCGCAATTACGTGCCGGCCGCGCGCGTGCTGGCCCGTTCCTACCTCGAGCACCATCCGGGCGGCCGCTTCGTCATCGCGGTCATCGACGCCCCGCGCGACCAGTCGGAACGGGCCGGCGACGGACTCACCGTCGTCGGCCCGGCCGCGTTCGGCATCGACGAGGACGACTACCTGCGGATGGCGACCGCCTACTCGGTCACCGAACTCGCCACGTCGGTCAAGCCGTACCTGCTGCGCGAGCTGCTGAAAGAGTCCGAGGCCGCGATCTACCTCGACCCGGACATCGAGCTGTTCGCGCCGATCCCCGAGGTCGCCGAGCTGGCCAAGGAGCACGACATCGTGCTCGCGCCGCATTTCCTGACCCCGTTGCCGCAGGACGGCCTGGAGCCGGACGACGCGGTGATCATGGGCACGGGCATGTTCAACCTCGGCTTCATCGGCGTCGGCCGCGGCGCCGGGCCGTTCCTCGATTTCTGGGCGGGCAGGCTGCGCCACGACGCGATCGTCGCGCCGGAGCAGCAGCTGTTCACCGACCAGCGCTGGGTCGACCAGGTGCCGTCGCTGTTCCGGCACCACGTCGTCACCGACCCCGGATTCGACGTCGCGTACTGGAACCTCCACGAGCGGCCCATCGGCCGCGACGAGGACGGCGCCCTGACCGCAGGCGGCGCGAAGCTGCGGTTCTTCCACTTCAGCGGTTACCGGCCGGAGAAGCCGTGGCTGCTCAGCTTCCACTGCGCGCGCAAGCCGCGCGTGCTGCTGTCGCACAACGACGACCTTCGCGCCATCTGCGATTCGTACGGCACGAAGCTGCGCGAAGCCGGGTACGCCGAGTCGCTCGACTCGATTCCGTACGGCTTCAAGGACTTCCAGGACGGCACGCCGGTGCCGAAGCTCGCGCGGCGCGTGTTCCGCGAGGGCTGGATCAAGGCCGAGCGCAAGAAGAAGCCCGCGCCGCCGCACGCGTACGGCGAGGACGGCGGGCTCGCGCTGCGCGAATGGCTCGCCACCCCGGAGGACCAGGGCCAGGCCGCGGCCGGGCTGAACCGGCTGACGCACGCGATCTGGGCGTCGCGGATCGACCTGCAGATGGCGTTCCCGCACCCCTACGGCGACGACGCCGACGCTTTCCGGCACTGGTGCGCCGGGTCCGGCGTTTCCGAGGCTGGCCTGCCGGAGTGGGCGCTGCCCGCGCAGCCGGTCGCGACCCGTCCGCCGCACGACGAGTTCGGCGTGAACCTGCTCGGCTACCTGACCGCTGAGCTGGGGCTCGGCGAGATGGGCCGGATCGTGCTCGAGGCGATCGAGACCGGCGGCGTGCCGGTGGCCACGGTGCTGGAGGAGAAGGCGGTCTCGAACCGGACCGGCATCGAGCGGCCGGCGACGGTCGGCGACCCGCGGTTCCCGGTCAGCGTGTTCGCGGTGAACGCGGACCAGACCCGCACGATCCTGACTAACCACCCCGAGGTCGGCGCCGGGCGCTACCGGATCGGGCTGTGGGCGTGGGAACTCGAGGATTTCCCGCAGTGGCAGCACGAAGCGTTCGGGATGCTCGACGAGGTCTGGACGGTCAGCGACTTCTGCCGCTGCGCGTTCGCCGAGCATTCGCCGATCCCGGTCAAGACGATCCCGGTGCCGGTGCGCGATCCGGGCGAGCCGTCGCCGCCCGCGCGCGAAAAGGGCGAACCCGTGCGGTTCCTCTTCGCGTTCGACTTCAACAGCGTCGCAGAGCGCAAAAACCCTTGGGGTGCCGTCGAAGCGTTCCAGCGGGCGTTCCCGGGCCGCGAGGACGTCCGGCTCACCGTCAAGGCGATCAACGCGAAGCTGCACCCGCAGGCCGCCGAACGGCTGCGCGCGGTGGTCCGCGGCGACGACCGGATCGAACTGATCGAGCGCTACCTCAGCGTCGCCGAACTGCACGAGCTGTACGAGACCAGCACCGCTTACGTTTCGCTGCACCGCAGCGAGGGCTTCGGGCTCACCGTCGCCGAGGCGATGGCGCGGGCGATGCCGGTGATCTCGACGGACTACTCCAGCACCACGGAGTTCCTCGACGCGTCCACCGGCTGGCCGATCCCGTACCGGCTGGTGCCGGTCGGCGAGGGCAACTATCCGTACCACGCCGACGCCGTCTGGGCGGATCCCGATCTCGACGCCGCCGCGGCCGCGATGGTTCAGATCGCCGACGACCCGGCCGAGGCGACCGCCCGCGGCAAGCGCGCGCGGGAGGTCGTCCTGCGCGAGCGGTCGATGTCGGCCGCGGCCGAGTGGATGCGGCACGAGCTGGAGCAGGCGCACCAGAAGTGGCAGGAGCGGGAGCGCACCGCGGCACCGCCGCCGGAGCACCCGCTCAGCCCGCTGCAGCAGGCGACCGAAGCGTTGCGCTGGCGGCCGGAAGCGGACGCGCCGTCACGGCTGCCGCTCGCACCCGCGCTGCGCAAGGCCGTGCTGCGCGCGATCGACCACTACGACGTGCACCAGCGCCACGTGATGGGCGCGCTGCTCGCGGCGACCGAGGACAGCAACCGGCGGTTGCTGGACCGGATCGAAAACCTGGAACGCAGCATCGACGAATCGCGCCGGGCCGCGCTGTCCACGCGCACGCTCGGCGAACGGCTCGAAACGTTGCGCGGCACGGTCAACGAGTTGCGCCGGCAGGCTCCGGAAACGGCACTGGCGCTGCGCAATCTCGAAGCGGACGTGGCGAAGCTGGCCGAGGGTTACGACGGCGTCGGCGCGGAGGTCGAAGCCGCGGCGGGGACCGTGCACAAGATGTTCGCGCGCCGCGACGAACGGCTCGACGCCGACGAGAAGGCCATTCAGCGGGTGACCCTCGACGTCAGCGCGATGCGGGACGCCGCCCGGCTCCGGCACGCTCCGGTGCCGCGCGGGGCGGACGTCGTCCAGTGCGACGTCGGCGCGCTGCTGATGCCGGTCGACGAGGTCATGCTCCCGTGGATCCTCTTCCACCGGTCCTGGGAGGACAGCGAGGCCGAGCTGATGGCGTCGCTGGCGGACGGCGCGTTCCTCGACATCGGCGCGCACGTCGGCTACCACACGCTGCGGCTGCTGCGGGCCACGCCGGACGTGACCAGGGTGATCGCGGTGGAGGCCGACCCGGTCAACGCCTCGTACCTGCGCCGCAACGTCGAGGTCAACCTGCCCCCGGCGGCGGGCGAGCTGGTCACCGTGGTCGAGTCGGCCGCATGGGACGAGCCCGGCACCGTGCACCTGGCGCAGGCGACCCCGGGCAACAGCGGCGACAACCGCGTCACCACGGACGGTTCCGGCGTCGAGGTCCCGGCGGTGCGGCTGGATTCCGTGCCCGAGGTGACCGAACAGCGGATCAGCCTGGTGAAGGTCGACCTGCAGGGCCGCGACCACCGCGCGCTGGCGGGGCTGGCCGAGGTGCTGCGCCGCGACCGGCCGCACGTCGTGTGCGAGTTCGACCCGGGCGCGATCGCCGAACTGGGCGACGACCCGGCCGCCGTGCTCGCCGGGTACCGCTCGCTCGGCTACACGCCGAAGGTGGTCACCGACGATGGTCCGGCCGACCAGGTGCTCGAAGATTCGGCGATCATCGCCGCGGCCAAGGCGGACGAGAAGGAATTCGTCACGCTCTGGCTCGCGCCCTGA